A part of Thermus islandicus DSM 21543 genomic DNA contains:
- the mtnN gene encoding 5'-methylthioadenosine/S-adenosylhomocysteine nucleosidase produces the protein MTAFFAAEPEEAAALREALGAEEALQAPVPLHRGRGVLVAETGVGKVAAAMAVAHVLTRFAPEASFFLGVAGALDPSLKALDLLLAEQAVQWDVDLTPFGRLPGETALGVRFFPSDPALLARVEEAAGRLGLPHRLGVVATGDRFLADPKEAQGLRERFGAQAVEMEGAAALMVAFRFRHPMALVRAVTDGAGEGAALDFQAFLREASRRLGLLARALVY, from the coding sequence ATGACCGCCTTCTTCGCCGCCGAGCCCGAGGAGGCCGCCGCCCTCCGGGAGGCCCTGGGGGCGGAGGAGGCCCTCCAGGCCCCCGTTCCCCTCCACCGCGGGCGGGGAGTCTTGGTGGCGGAAACGGGCGTGGGCAAGGTGGCGGCGGCCATGGCCGTGGCCCACGTCCTCACCCGCTTTGCCCCCGAAGCGAGCTTCTTCCTTGGGGTGGCGGGGGCCTTGGACCCTTCCCTCAAGGCCCTGGACCTCCTCCTCGCGGAGCAGGCGGTGCAGTGGGACGTGGACCTCACCCCCTTCGGCCGCCTCCCCGGGGAGACCGCCTTGGGGGTGCGCTTCTTCCCCTCGGACCCCGCCCTCCTCGCCCGGGTGGAGGAGGCGGCAGGGCGCCTCGGCCTGCCCCACCGCCTCGGGGTGGTGGCCACGGGGGATAGGTTTTTGGCGGACCCCAAGGAGGCCCAGGGCCTCCGGGAGCGCTTCGGGGCCCAGGCCGTGGAGATGGAGGGGGCGGCTGCCCTCATGGTGGCCTTCCGTTTCCGCCACCCCATGGCCCTGGTCCGCGCCGTCACCGACGGGGCGGGGGAGGGGGCGGCCTTGGACTTTCAGGCCTTTTTGCGGGAGGCCTCGAGGCGGCTCGGCCTCCTCGCCCGGGCCCTCGTATACTGA
- the ftsH gene encoding ATP-dependent zinc metalloprotease FtsH, protein MPHRINPFTLVFVLLLGYLAYTTLTGPPAPTLSYTEFRDLVRQGKVAEVTLEETRIQGLLKEPERFLTPQGERVSRRFQVPLPPAQVQDPELLRFLEGNGVRIVTKPPSLWPQVLLYIGPTLLLILFFWFFFMRAQGGAGQVMQFGQSRARLYGKEKRVSTTFKDVAGHEEAKRELMEVVDFLKNPKKYLELGAEIPKGVLLVGPPGTGKTLLARAVAGEAGVPFFSVSASEFMEMFVGVGASRVRSLFEDARKNAPSIIFIDELDSIGRKRGAGIGGGHDEREQTLNQILSEMDGFEKDTSVIVLAATNRPDILDPALLRPGRFDRQVVVGLPSLEERKEILRVHMRNKPIAEDVDPLELAHLTPGFSGADLKNLVNEAALLAAREGERRVRKDHFLKALDKIVLGLERSALKLSEEEKRAVAYHEAGHAVVGEVLPHADKTEKVSIVPRGMALGARWSKPEERVLVSKDHLMDELAVLMAGRVAEELFTGTVTTGAQDDFKRATQLAKRMVLDWGMGEHFKNIAWGSDSGPIFLGEEIAKKKDHSEETARLIDEDIRKILDEAYAKARQVLLAHGEAMHRIAEELLREETIPGERVRAILKETIPVERSQES, encoded by the coding sequence TTGCCACACCGAATCAACCCCTTCACCCTAGTCTTCGTGCTCCTTCTGGGCTACCTGGCCTACACCACCCTCACCGGTCCCCCCGCCCCCACCCTTTCCTACACGGAGTTCCGAGACCTGGTCCGCCAGGGTAAGGTCGCGGAGGTCACCCTGGAAGAAACCCGCATCCAAGGCCTCCTCAAGGAGCCCGAACGCTTCCTTACCCCCCAAGGGGAGCGGGTTTCCCGGCGCTTCCAGGTCCCCCTGCCTCCGGCCCAGGTCCAAGACCCCGAACTCCTTCGCTTCCTGGAAGGCAACGGGGTCAGGATCGTCACCAAACCCCCTTCCCTCTGGCCCCAGGTCCTCCTCTACATCGGCCCTACCCTGCTCCTCATCCTTTTCTTCTGGTTCTTCTTCATGCGGGCCCAGGGCGGGGCAGGCCAGGTGATGCAGTTCGGCCAGAGCCGGGCCCGGCTTTACGGCAAGGAGAAGCGCGTAAGCACCACCTTCAAGGACGTGGCCGGACACGAGGAGGCCAAGCGGGAGCTTATGGAGGTGGTGGACTTTCTAAAAAACCCCAAAAAGTACCTAGAGCTCGGGGCGGAGATCCCAAAGGGCGTTCTCCTGGTGGGCCCCCCGGGCACCGGGAAGACCCTCCTCGCCCGGGCGGTGGCGGGGGAAGCGGGGGTACCCTTCTTTTCCGTTTCGGCGAGCGAGTTCATGGAGATGTTCGTGGGGGTGGGGGCAAGCCGGGTTCGGAGCCTCTTTGAGGACGCCCGCAAAAACGCGCCCAGCATTATTTTCATTGACGAGTTAGACTCCATCGGCAGAAAACGTGGCGCGGGCATCGGGGGCGGCCACGACGAAAGGGAGCAGACCTTGAACCAAATCCTCTCGGAGATGGACGGTTTTGAAAAGGACACCTCGGTCATCGTTCTGGCCGCCACCAACCGCCCCGACATCCTGGACCCCGCCCTGCTCCGGCCGGGGCGCTTTGACCGTCAAGTGGTGGTCGGCCTCCCCTCCTTGGAGGAGCGGAAGGAGATCCTGCGGGTACACATGCGGAACAAGCCCATCGCGGAAGACGTGGATCCCCTGGAGCTCGCCCACCTTACCCCGGGCTTCTCGGGGGCCGACCTCAAAAACCTGGTGAACGAGGCCGCCCTCCTCGCCGCCCGGGAAGGGGAAAGGAGGGTCCGCAAGGACCATTTCCTCAAGGCCCTGGACAAGATCGTCCTGGGCCTGGAGCGCTCCGCCCTAAAGCTCTCCGAGGAAGAGAAGCGGGCCGTGGCCTACCACGAGGCGGGGCATGCGGTGGTGGGGGAGGTGCTGCCCCATGCCGACAAAACAGAGAAGGTCTCCATCGTCCCTCGAGGCATGGCCCTGGGAGCAAGATGGAGCAAGCCCGAGGAACGGGTCTTGGTTTCCAAGGACCACCTCATGGACGAGCTGGCCGTCCTCATGGCGGGGCGGGTAGCGGAGGAGCTCTTCACGGGCACCGTCACCACCGGGGCCCAGGACGATTTCAAGCGGGCTACCCAGCTCGCCAAGCGGATGGTCCTGGACTGGGGCATGGGGGAGCACTTCAAGAACATCGCTTGGGGCTCGGACTCGGGACCCATCTTCCTGGGCGAGGAGATCGCCAAGAAAAAGGACCATTCCGAGGAGACGGCCAGGCTCATTGACGAGGACATCCGCAAAATCCTAGACGAGGCCTACGCCAAAGCCCGTCAGGTTCTTCTGGCGCACGGGGAGGCCATGCACCGGATCGCCGAGGAGCTTCTCCGGGAGGAGACCATCCCTGGGGAGAGGGTCCGGGCCATCCTGAAGGAGACCATCCCCGTGGAACGGAGCCAAGAAAGCTAG
- the pth gene encoding aminoacyl-tRNA hydrolase, which translates to MFLVVGQGNPGEAYARTRHNVGFMVLDRLGLRFQRRGEALLAEAEVGGERGVFLKPLTYYNLAGRAVAPLARAYGIPPERILVVHDEMDLPLGRLRLKAGGSPAGNRGVASIAEALGTLAFPRLRIGIGKPPSKELGAAYVLSPFAPEEEPLLERVLEAAKEAVLCWVREGLLPCAGRYNGLDLRRTGKL; encoded by the coding sequence ATGTTTTTGGTGGTGGGGCAGGGCAATCCGGGGGAGGCCTACGCCCGGACCCGGCACAACGTGGGCTTCATGGTCCTGGACCGGTTGGGCCTTCGCTTCCAAAGAAGGGGGGAGGCCCTCCTGGCCGAGGCCGAGGTGGGGGGCGAGCGGGGGGTTTTCCTGAAGCCCCTGACCTACTACAACCTCGCGGGGCGGGCCGTGGCCCCCCTGGCCCGCGCCTACGGGATTCCCCCGGAAAGGATCCTGGTGGTCCACGACGAGATGGACCTGCCCTTGGGCCGCCTGCGCCTCAAGGCCGGAGGAAGCCCCGCGGGGAACCGGGGGGTGGCCTCCATCGCCGAGGCCTTGGGCACCCTGGCCTTTCCCCGCCTCAGGATCGGCATCGGCAAGCCCCCCTCCAAGGAACTCGGCGCGGCGTACGTCCTCTCGCCCTTTGCCCCTGAGGAGGAGCCCTTGCTGGAGCGGGTCCTCGAGGCCGCCAAGGAGGCGGTCCTCTGCTGGGTGAGGGAGGGCCTTTTGCCCTGTGCGGGCCGCTACAACGGGCTGGACCTGCGCCGGACGGGTAAGCTCTAG
- a CDS encoding glycerol-3-phosphate dehydrogenase/oxidase, which produces MRMDREALFERLKEPFDLLVLGGGATGAGVLWEATLRGLKAALVEARDFGAGTSSRSTKLLHGGVRYLELALRRLDRRQLRLVVEALQERKVVLGLAPHLARPLTLVTPLFRPLELPYYYLGLKLYDLLAGKRRLAPSRLLPPEAVRRLFPELPPTLGGVAYQDGQFADFRLNLALVLSALERGAVAVNHAEATALLLEGGRVRGAAVRDRLSGKEVEVRAKVVVNATGPLADRVRRLLDQDLPPLLTPSSGAHLVLDYPLEAGLLLPKTRDGRVLFLLPYRGMALLGTTDLPAEPTPCPPPREEEVAYLLEEIRPYLGDLSGRVRAAWSGLRPLVGKGETKLLVRDHYLEERQGLYTLVGGKWTTFRRMAQDLVERIAQDLGLSLPPSPSHATPLLGAGPKPPLPLPEERARHLYETYGTLAGEVLALGERPLLPGLPYLEGEVVWAVRRELARKPLDVLARRMGLALLDRGKALEALPRVVELMAPLLGWGEERKRAELEEARALLPGLC; this is translated from the coding sequence ATGAGGATGGACCGGGAAGCCCTCTTTGAACGCCTGAAGGAGCCCTTTGACCTCCTTGTTCTGGGGGGCGGGGCCACGGGGGCCGGGGTCCTGTGGGAGGCCACCCTGAGGGGCCTCAAGGCCGCCTTGGTGGAGGCCAGGGACTTCGGCGCGGGGACGAGCTCCCGCTCCACCAAGCTCCTCCACGGGGGGGTGCGGTACCTGGAGCTCGCCCTGAGGCGCCTGGACCGGCGCCAGCTTAGGCTGGTGGTGGAGGCCCTCCAGGAGCGCAAGGTGGTCCTGGGCCTCGCCCCCCACCTGGCGCGGCCCCTCACCCTGGTCACCCCCCTCTTCCGCCCCCTGGAGCTCCCCTATTACTACCTGGGCCTCAAGCTCTACGATCTATTGGCGGGGAAAAGGCGCCTCGCCCCAAGCCGCCTCCTTCCCCCCGAGGCGGTGCGCCGCCTCTTTCCGGAGCTGCCTCCCACCCTGGGCGGGGTGGCCTACCAGGACGGGCAGTTCGCCGACTTCCGCTTGAACCTGGCCCTTGTGCTCTCGGCCCTGGAGCGGGGGGCGGTGGCGGTGAACCACGCCGAGGCCACGGCCCTTCTCCTGGAGGGGGGAAGGGTGCGGGGGGCGGCGGTGCGGGACAGGCTTTCGGGCAAGGAGGTGGAGGTGCGGGCGAAGGTGGTGGTGAACGCCACCGGCCCCCTGGCCGACCGGGTGCGGCGTCTATTGGACCAAGATCTCCCCCCCCTCCTCACCCCCTCCAGCGGGGCCCACCTGGTGCTGGACTACCCCTTGGAGGCGGGCCTCCTCCTGCCTAAGACGCGGGATGGCCGGGTCCTCTTCCTCCTGCCCTACCGGGGGATGGCCCTCCTCGGCACCACCGACCTTCCCGCCGAGCCCACCCCCTGCCCCCCCCCCCGGGAGGAGGAGGTGGCCTACCTCCTGGAGGAGATCAGGCCCTACCTGGGGGACCTCTCGGGCCGGGTGCGGGCGGCCTGGTCGGGCCTGAGGCCCCTGGTGGGGAAGGGGGAGACCAAGCTCCTCGTGCGCGACCACTACCTGGAGGAAAGGCAAGGCCTCTACACCCTGGTGGGGGGAAAGTGGACCACCTTCCGCCGCATGGCCCAGGACCTGGTGGAGAGGATCGCCCAAGACCTGGGCCTTTCCCTTCCCCCCTCTCCAAGCCACGCCACCCCCCTCCTTGGGGCAGGGCCCAAGCCCCCCCTTCCCCTCCCCGAGGAAAGGGCCCGGCACCTCTACGAGACCTACGGGACCCTGGCGGGGGAGGTCCTGGCCCTGGGGGAGAGGCCCCTTCTCCCCGGGCTTCCCTACCTGGAGGGGGAGGTGGTGTGGGCCGTGCGACGGGAGCTTGCGAGGAAGCCCTTGGACGTGCTGGCCCGGAGGATGGGTCTCGCCCTCCTGGACCGGGGGAAGGCCCTGGAGGCCTTGCCCCGGGTGGTGGAGCTCATGGCGCCCCTTTTGGGCTGGGGCGAGGAGAGGAAGCGGGCGGAGCTGGAGGAGGCCCGGGCGCTCTTGCCTGGACTTTGCTAG
- the ddl gene encoding D-alanine--D-alanine ligase → MSGPRVLLIAGGRSPEHEVSLSSAEGVLRHLPYPRELAVIAKDGAWLLGEEALQALEAKVAPKGVHPFPPPLDWERYDVVFPLLHGRYGEDGTLQGFLEMLGKPYVGAGVAASALSMDKDLSKRVLAQAGIPVVPWVALYRGETPFVPFEPPFFVKPANTGSSIGISRVERYADLEGALEEAFRHDEKAVVEKALPKVRELEVGVLGNLFGEASPVGEVRYQAPFYDYETKYTPGRAELLIPAPLDPGTEETVQETALKAYRLLGLRGMARVDFFLAEGELYLNEVNTIPGFTPTSMFPRLFAAKGLGYPELLKRLVELALE, encoded by the coding sequence ATGTCCGGACCCAGGGTTCTCCTCATCGCCGGGGGAAGGAGCCCGGAGCACGAGGTTTCCCTTTCTTCCGCCGAGGGCGTGCTTAGGCATCTGCCCTACCCTAGGGAGCTCGCCGTCATCGCCAAGGACGGGGCCTGGCTTCTGGGGGAGGAGGCGCTCCAGGCCCTCGAGGCCAAGGTGGCGCCGAAGGGGGTGCACCCCTTCCCACCCCCCCTGGACTGGGAGCGCTACGATGTGGTCTTCCCCCTCCTGCACGGCCGCTATGGCGAGGACGGCACCCTTCAGGGCTTCTTGGAGATGCTGGGCAAGCCCTACGTGGGGGCGGGGGTGGCGGCGAGCGCCCTCTCTATGGACAAGGACCTTTCCAAGCGGGTCCTGGCCCAGGCGGGCATCCCGGTGGTGCCCTGGGTGGCCCTCTACCGGGGGGAGACCCCCTTTGTCCCCTTTGAGCCCCCCTTCTTCGTGAAGCCGGCCAACACCGGATCCAGCATCGGCATCTCCCGCGTGGAGCGCTACGCCGACCTGGAGGGGGCCTTGGAGGAGGCCTTTCGGCATGACGAAAAGGCGGTGGTGGAAAAGGCCCTCCCCAAGGTGCGGGAGCTGGAAGTGGGGGTCCTGGGGAACCTCTTCGGGGAGGCGAGCCCGGTGGGGGAGGTGCGCTACCAGGCCCCCTTTTACGACTACGAGACCAAGTACACCCCAGGCCGGGCGGAGCTCCTCATCCCGGCCCCCCTGGACCCGGGGACCGAGGAAACCGTCCAGGAAACCGCCCTGAAGGCCTACCGGCTCCTGGGCCTCCGGGGCATGGCCCGGGTGGACTTCTTCCTGGCGGAGGGGGAGCTTTACCTGAACGAGGTGAACACCATCCCGGGCTTTACCCCCACCAGCATGTTCCCCAGGCTTTTCGCCGCCAAGGGCCTGGGCTATCCCGAACTCCTCAAGCGTTTGGTAGAACTGGCCTTGGAATAG
- a CDS encoding S-ribosylhomocysteine lyase: protein MAEVESFALDHTKVRAPYVRLAGRKALAGGVVEKYDLRLAQPNREALPTASLHTLEHLLAGYLRDHLPGVIDLSPMGCRTGFYLVVEGPLGEERVLEAFAKALGDVLAHEGPVPGASHKECGNYRDHDLKGAKAWAERVLKAGLRVQPTLPL from the coding sequence ATGGCCGAGGTGGAGAGCTTCGCCCTGGACCACACCAAGGTACGGGCCCCCTACGTGCGCCTGGCGGGGAGGAAGGCCCTCGCCGGGGGCGTGGTGGAGAAGTACGACCTGAGGCTCGCCCAGCCCAACCGAGAGGCCCTGCCCACGGCGAGCCTGCACACCCTGGAGCACCTCCTCGCCGGCTACCTCCGGGACCACCTCCCGGGGGTCATTGACCTCTCCCCTATGGGCTGCCGCACGGGGTTCTACCTGGTGGTGGAAGGCCCCCTGGGGGAGGAAAGGGTCCTGGAGGCCTTCGCCAAGGCCTTGGGGGACGTCCTCGCCCACGAGGGCCCCGTCCCGGGGGCAAGCCACAAGGAGTGCGGCAACTACCGGGACCACGACCTGAAGGGCGCCAAGGCCTGGGCGGAAAGGGTGCTGAAGGCGGGCCTTAGGGTCCAGCCCACCCTTCCCCTATGA
- a CDS encoding metallophosphoesterase has protein sequence MRVFAIADPHLSRVRPKPMTIFGPAWQGHPEAFFRGWREVVGPQDLVIVAGDISWAMRLSEALPDLMDLSALPGEKVLLKGNHDYWWPSISRLRAVLPEGMYALQNDALVLKGVAVAGTRGWEYPPKTPEDERIFAREVERLELSLKAVRARPYRHLILAFHFPPFGPGGEPTALLQKAVEANPEAIVYGHLHGADPERLPKAYNGIPLHLVAADVLGFRPKLVLETGD, from the coding sequence ATGCGGGTCTTCGCCATCGCCGACCCCCACCTTTCCCGCGTGCGCCCGAAGCCTATGACCATCTTCGGGCCCGCTTGGCAGGGGCACCCCGAGGCCTTCTTCCGGGGCTGGCGCGAAGTGGTGGGCCCGCAGGACCTGGTCATTGTGGCGGGGGACATCTCCTGGGCCATGCGCCTTTCCGAGGCCCTTCCTGACCTCATGGACCTCTCGGCGCTTCCCGGAGAGAAGGTGCTGCTTAAGGGCAACCACGATTACTGGTGGCCTTCCATCAGCCGGCTCCGGGCGGTCCTGCCGGAAGGGATGTACGCCCTGCAAAACGATGCCCTGGTGCTCAAGGGGGTCGCGGTGGCGGGCACCCGGGGTTGGGAGTACCCTCCCAAGACCCCCGAGGACGAGCGGATCTTCGCTCGCGAGGTGGAGCGGCTGGAGCTTTCCCTGAAGGCCGTGAGGGCAAGGCCTTACCGCCACCTGATCCTCGCCTTCCACTTCCCGCCCTTTGGCCCGGGGGGAGAGCCGACCGCTCTTTTGCAGAAGGCGGTGGAGGCGAACCCGGAGGCCATCGTCTACGGCCACCTCCACGGTGCGGACCCCGAGCGCCTTCCCAAGGCCTATAACGGCATTCCCCTTCACCTGGTGGCGGCGGATGTCCTGGGGTTCCGGCCCAAGCTTGTGCTGGAAACCGGAGATTAG
- a CDS encoding ChbG/HpnK family deacetylase: MDLLGRLGLSGKRVLLLHHDDLGLTHAQNGAYQALGFPTGSVMVPGAWAWGVRGRDLGVHLTLTSEWPAPRMRPLTEGESLRDETGAFPPSPEALWKQARAEEVERELRAQIQAAFALFAPTHLDTHQGAILRPDLAEVYLGLAQGYGLPVYLPERLEGLGVPEAFLPDLVRLMERAPFPRVRFLDPYGLPPEERLGFYLDLSRLGPGLYYLVHHSALPTPEGRALPDWPTREADFFALSHPEVRRVLSEFHPLTWRQVKEAL; the protein is encoded by the coding sequence ATGGACCTCTTAGGGCGGCTTGGCCTTTCGGGTAAGCGGGTTCTCCTCCTCCACCACGACGACCTGGGCCTGACCCACGCCCAGAACGGGGCCTACCAGGCCTTGGGCTTTCCCACGGGAAGCGTCATGGTGCCGGGGGCCTGGGCCTGGGGCGTGCGGGGGCGGGACCTGGGGGTGCACCTCACCCTCACCAGCGAGTGGCCCGCCCCAAGGATGCGCCCCCTCACGGAGGGGGAAAGCCTGCGGGACGAGACGGGGGCTTTTCCTCCCTCCCCGGAGGCCCTGTGGAAGCAGGCCCGGGCCGAGGAGGTGGAAAGGGAGCTTCGCGCCCAGATCCAGGCCGCCTTCGCCCTCTTTGCCCCTACCCACCTGGACACCCACCAGGGGGCGATCCTCCGGCCCGACCTGGCGGAGGTCTACCTGGGTTTGGCCCAAGGGTATGGCCTCCCCGTGTACCTCCCGGAGCGCCTCGAGGGCCTGGGCGTTCCCGAGGCCTTTCTCCCCGACCTGGTGCGCCTCATGGAGCGGGCCCCCTTCCCCAGGGTGCGCTTTCTGGACCCTTACGGCCTTCCCCCTGAGGAGCGGCTGGGCTTTTACCTGGACCTGAGCCGCCTGGGGCCCGGCCTCTACTACCTGGTCCACCACAGCGCCCTTCCCACCCCCGAGGGCCGGGCCCTCCCCGATTGGCCTACCCGGGAGGCCGACTTCTTCGCCCTAAGCCATCCGGAGGTGCGGCGGGTGCTCTCCGAGTTCCACCCCCTCACTTGGCGGCAGGTCAAGGAGGCGCTATGA
- a CDS encoding 50S ribosomal protein L25 — MEYRLKAYYREGERPAALRRVGKLPGVIYNRSLNRKVYVDLSEFDKVFRQASIHHVIVLELPDGQELPTLVRQVNLDKRRRRPEHVDFYVLSDEPVEMYVPLRFVGTPVGVREGGVLQEVHRDILVRVSPRNIPEYIEVDVSGLGIGDSLHAADLTLPEGVRLAMPPEETLAAVVPPEDVEKLAAAAAEAPAEPEVIRKGKKEEEA, encoded by the coding sequence ATGGAGTACCGCCTGAAGGCCTACTACCGCGAGGGGGAGCGGCCTGCCGCCCTGAGGCGGGTGGGGAAGCTCCCCGGGGTCATCTACAACCGGAGCCTGAACCGCAAGGTCTACGTGGACCTCTCGGAGTTTGACAAGGTCTTCCGCCAGGCCTCCATCCACCACGTGATCGTCCTGGAGCTTCCTGACGGCCAGGAACTGCCTACCCTGGTGCGCCAGGTGAACCTGGACAAGAGGCGCCGCCGCCCGGAGCACGTGGACTTCTACGTGCTCTCCGACGAGCCCGTGGAGATGTACGTCCCCTTGCGCTTCGTGGGGACCCCCGTGGGCGTAAGGGAGGGGGGGGTGCTCCAGGAGGTCCACCGGGACATCCTGGTCCGGGTCTCCCCCAGGAACATCCCCGAGTACATTGAGGTGGACGTTTCCGGCCTCGGCATCGGGGACAGCCTCCACGCCGCCGACCTCACGCTCCCCGAAGGGGTGAGGCTCGCCATGCCCCCGGAGGAGACCCTGGCCGCGGTGGTGCCCCCGGAGGACGTGGAGAAGCTGGCGGCTGCGGCGGCCGAGGCCCCCGCCGAGCCCGAGGTTATCCGGAAGGGCAAAAAGGAGGAGGAGGCCTGA
- the galT gene encoding galactose-1-phosphate uridylyltransferase, with the protein MLPFYKRLHRKADGRELLLYSLNPLEDPPLPEPAEPFRPAPHLRYHPLRGEWVVYAAHRQERTFLPPKEHCPLCPSREGGFPTEIPFPSFQVAVFENRFPSFVEEAPPPPEGLPVPAGEALGRCEVVVYTEAHAGSLATLSEEERLLLAYVWRDRYEVLYALPGVRFVMPFENRGEAVGVTLHHPHGQIYAYPFIPPVLERESRAFREGPVLLELLPRLGPYGVDEEEGFLAFVPPFARYPFEVWVAPRERHPGPWTFSEGEMAAFARLLGRVVARYDALFREPFPYVMVFHAAPLGEERTFHFHVEFYPPRRTRDKLKFLAGTELGAGTFVVDALPEDTAQRLREVL; encoded by the coding sequence ATGCTGCCCTTTTATAAGCGCCTCCACAGGAAGGCCGACGGGAGGGAACTCCTCCTCTACAGCCTGAACCCCCTCGAGGACCCCCCTCTCCCGGAGCCCGCCGAGCCCTTCCGCCCCGCCCCCCACCTCCGCTACCACCCCTTGAGGGGGGAGTGGGTGGTCTATGCTGCCCACCGCCAGGAGCGCACCTTCCTTCCCCCCAAGGAGCACTGCCCCTTGTGCCCGAGCCGGGAAGGGGGCTTTCCCACGGAGATCCCCTTCCCCTCTTTCCAGGTGGCCGTCTTTGAGAACCGCTTCCCCTCCTTCGTGGAGGAGGCCCCCCCGCCCCCAGAGGGCCTCCCCGTGCCCGCGGGGGAGGCTTTGGGCCGGTGCGAAGTGGTGGTCTACACCGAGGCCCACGCGGGCAGCCTGGCCACCCTTTCGGAGGAGGAGCGCCTTCTTCTTGCCTATGTGTGGCGGGACCGGTACGAGGTCCTCTACGCCCTTCCCGGAGTCCGGTTCGTTATGCCCTTTGAGAACCGCGGGGAGGCGGTGGGGGTCACCCTCCACCACCCCCACGGGCAGATCTACGCCTATCCCTTCATTCCTCCCGTGTTGGAAAGGGAAAGTCGTGCCTTCCGGGAAGGCCCGGTGCTCCTGGAACTCCTCCCAAGGCTTGGCCCTTATGGGGTGGATGAGGAGGAGGGCTTCCTCGCCTTCGTGCCCCCCTTTGCCCGCTATCCCTTTGAGGTCTGGGTGGCGCCCCGGGAAAGGCACCCCGGCCCCTGGACCTTCTCGGAAGGGGAGATGGCGGCCTTCGCCAGGCTTTTGGGCCGGGTGGTGGCCCGCTACGACGCCCTCTTCCGCGAGCCCTTTCCCTACGTCATGGTCTTCCACGCCGCCCCCTTGGGGGAGGAGCGCACCTTCCACTTCCACGTGGAGTTCTACCCTCCCAGGCGTACCCGGGATAAGCTCAAGTTCCTGGCGGGGACGGAGCTTGGGGCGGGCACCTTCGTGGTGGACGCTCTGCCCGAAGACACCGCGCAAAGGCTTAGGGAGGTTCTATGA
- a CDS encoding ribose-phosphate diphosphokinase: MEIRLFAGSAHPDLARRIAGALGVPLGQALVDRFPDGEVRVRLLESVRGEDVYLVQPTSPPVNDHLMELLLLADAARRSSAARINAVLPYFGYARQDKQTEGREPISAKLVASLLERVGVERVIAIDLHAPQIQGFFDIPVDHLSAVRLFARYLQERGLTENAVVVSPDAGRAEEARRLAERLGLPFAMLAKRRHGPRETSVTYVIGDVEGKRPLLIDDIVSTGGTIRRGVEALLEAGALPGVVVMATHAVLVGGARENLAHPAIQEVVFTDTIPLKDGGYTVLSTAELLAQAIRRVHTNQSVSALI; encoded by the coding sequence ATGGAAATCCGGCTCTTCGCGGGGAGCGCCCACCCCGATCTCGCCCGGCGGATCGCGGGGGCCCTGGGCGTGCCCCTGGGCCAGGCCCTGGTGGACCGCTTTCCCGACGGGGAGGTGCGGGTGCGGCTTCTGGAGAGCGTCCGCGGGGAGGACGTCTACCTGGTCCAGCCCACCTCGCCTCCCGTGAACGACCACCTCATGGAGCTCCTCCTCCTGGCCGACGCCGCCCGGCGCAGCTCCGCCGCCCGCATCAACGCCGTCCTCCCTTACTTCGGCTACGCCCGCCAGGACAAGCAGACGGAGGGCCGGGAACCCATCAGCGCCAAGCTGGTGGCGAGCCTCCTAGAGAGGGTGGGGGTGGAGCGGGTCATCGCCATAGACCTCCACGCCCCGCAGATCCAGGGCTTTTTTGACATCCCCGTGGACCACCTCTCGGCGGTGCGCCTCTTTGCCCGCTACCTGCAGGAGCGAGGCCTTACGGAAAACGCCGTGGTGGTCTCCCCGGACGCGGGCCGGGCCGAGGAGGCGAGGCGGCTTGCGGAACGGCTTGGCCTTCCCTTCGCCATGCTGGCCAAGCGCCGCCACGGGCCCCGCGAGACCTCCGTCACCTACGTGATCGGGGACGTGGAGGGGAAAAGGCCCCTTCTCATAGACGACATCGTCTCCACCGGGGGGACGATCAGGCGGGGGGTGGAGGCCCTCCTCGAGGCGGGGGCCCTCCCCGGGGTGGTGGTCATGGCCACCCACGCCGTTTTGGTGGGGGGGGCGCGGGAGAACCTGGCCCATCCCGCCATCCAGGAGGTGGTCTTTACCGACACCATCCCCTTGAAGGACGGGGGCTACACCGTCCTCTCCACCGCCGAGCTTCTCGCGCAGGCCATCCGCCGGGTCCACACCAACCAGTCCGTGAGCGCCCTCATCTAG